The stretch of DNA GTTTTGCATTCGCAATTTCACGCAGAATAAAAGAATTAAGAGCTACGTCAGGAGCTCAAGCTGCTGATAAAAAAGTAAAGCAAGTCGCTTAACTAAATAAAAATTTCGAAGGGAGCAGAGATAGGAGTGATACTTTTATCTTTGCTCTCTCATTTTTAATAAAGTTTCAGTTCACTAAAATACTTATACCGATAAGATGAAGATAGTTTTTCTGGGTTCGGGAAATGTAGCCACAAATATGTCCATTGCTATGCAAAACGCCGGACATGCCGTGATGCAGATTTACAATCATCGTATTGAAAGTGCTAAGTTGTTGGCGGAAGAACTGAAATGCTCGTATACAGATCAGTTAACAGATATAAGCGTACAAGCCGAAGTTTATGTAATCTCTGTAAAAGATGATGTTATTGAAGAACTCGCTAAGCAGTTAAGTATTTCAGGAAAAGTCGTGGTTCATACAGCCGGAAGTGTTCCTATGGAAGCTTTAAGTGCGGCTACAACAAATTTTGGGGTTTTGTATCCATTGCAAACGTTTACTAAAGGACGTTTACTTGATTTTAAAACGATTCCCTTGTTTGTCGAGGCTGCCGACGAAAGGACATTAGCCATTATTAAAGAGTTAGCGAATACAATTTCAAGTTCTGTAAAAGAGGCCGATTTCGAGCAACGCAAGATTTTACATCTTTCGGCAGTTCTTGCCTGCAATTTTGTAAATCATTTATATGACCTGTCTCAGGATCTATTAAAAGTTTATCAGTTGGATTTTGATGCATTAAGACCGTTAGTCCTTGAAACTGCATTGAAAGTGCAAAAAATGAATCCACATGAAGGCCAAACCGGTCCGGCACGACGTAATGATCAGCTGGTTATTGCAAAACATTTACAGTTGCTGTCAAACAATGTGCCTTTAAAGAATATTTATACAATACTTACAGATAGTATCGTAAAGAGTTATCAATAGTATTGGTTGATATATAGAGGGTTATCATTGCCCTTTTTTATTAACCCAACATTGATTGTCGATTACTATTGTTAATTATTAATTTTGACGCATGAACGTATATAAAGTAAAATTTAATTTCGAAGAGGAGGGAAAAGAGCCCGTAGAACTTACGATTGCTGAAGGCGAATCGGTTTTAGACGTGGCTCTTGAGAACGATATCGAACTTCAGCATAATTGTGGTGGTGTTTGCGGTTGTAGTA from Solitalea canadensis DSM 3403 encodes:
- a CDS encoding Rossmann-like and DUF2520 domain-containing protein, with translation MKIVFLGSGNVATNMSIAMQNAGHAVMQIYNHRIESAKLLAEELKCSYTDQLTDISVQAEVYVISVKDDVIEELAKQLSISGKVVVHTAGSVPMEALSAATTNFGVLYPLQTFTKGRLLDFKTIPLFVEAADERTLAIIKELANTISSSVKEADFEQRKILHLSAVLACNFVNHLYDLSQDLLKVYQLDFDALRPLVLETALKVQKMNPHEGQTGPARRNDQLVIAKHLQLLSNNVPLKNIYTILTDSIVKSYQ